AAAAGAAGTAATATGTTCAAATACCATGTTGAATTCTGTAATCTCTGATCATTACATCCGTCAATGGTTTAGTGAAAGATTAAACGAAATCGAAAGCCCTCCAGATGGTATGACCGTAACGACATATACTTACCATAGTATGAGAATTAAAAGATATAATGCAAATGTATATATCATTGCTACGAAGCAATTTATTTATTCAAAACATAAAAACAACTAACCTGCTCTATCGAATCTTAACAAAATCAAGATCTGGGTAGATTTGGGAAAGAAAAATTAAGAATAAATGAATGTAGAAGATGAAGGTGACATATTTTTGGATGAAGATAACTATTTAGGATGAAGATAACTACCTAGTGAGATAATATAATTTTAATGTTTATGCTCATATAACCTATTTTGTATTCATTTTCAATATGTTGTTTGTTTACATAACCTCCATGTCGCTTGTATATTATATCGAATCTAGTGATCACTTAAACTTCGAGATTCAACTTGAAAAGTCGTGACGTATTCTTTCGTTTCAACTTCTGGTTATAGGGAAACCTGTATAAAATAAATGCGAAATGATTTAGCccaatattttatttttgcttttatgCCAAACTATTTATCGCGAAACAATCTCGACCATTAACATTCTTTTAGTGGTTAGAGATTAATGGTTggaattcaaacaaaaaaaaaaacaagttttcTTCACCAGACGTTAAACAGAACATTTCTAAATTATGACGCCAAACTAACTTCTGGCTTTTCTATTTAAATCGAAACGAAAAGTAACTTTTCAGGATTATAGAAATATCCTATAAATATTGTGTTTCCTTCTGAATTGATCATTTATCTTTTTATCTAAATTTAATTTGATATTGCCGGAGGATCCACTCACATTGTTATTCTGAAACTTCGTGCCGTATTTTCTTTATttcgtaaaaataaaaaaacataactGATACATATAAAACTTATATTTTGGAATATGTTTCtctcacaaaaattaaaattttaaccgACCAATATGACAATAGGTGCTGGCTTTCGTATTCCAATTTTGAAATATTATCATATCATATCAAGTACAAAATTATAAATCAAGGAGTCAAAGAAATCCTTGAAAACCTGTTGAAAATATTGAGACAAGAATCCTAAGGCTGCTGCTGCCGGCCGGGATGATACCGTATATAttaaaaaagttgattaaaagcaAGCCTCGAACACACAACAACAGCAAAGGGCAGAACAACTGCAAAATATTTCAACCCAACACGTCTGCACTTGTTATACTGAACGTGACCCTTAATCTTTTTCAAGCTATCAATTAATCAATATATCTCGAGTCTAGTGTGGAAACTGTCAAATTGGAGAAGCTTCTTTGTTATTTGTTAATGTTGTAAACTTCACCTAAAGTTGATGCCGGCTTTCATGGTGGGAGGTCCAAATTGGACAAACCATAGTGGAACAGTAGTAATAATTATAGGAAATCATGGTAGAACTTAATTGAGGACAACCCTAACATATATCAGAAGAACTTACAGTTGATGCAATATATTTAATTACAAAATACAACCATTACATACAGAGCGTATTAAAGAGTATAGATGAACACATataaaaaacaaagaaacagGACTGATCAGTACTTACACCGATTGGAGAAGAATTGAAGCAATGATAACTAGAATTGAACCCTGAGCCAAGGAAAAATTAATTCATCCATAGGCAGAAAATACATGGAATACATGTATGGAGCTCACAATAAACAAATGATATGATAAATCGTGACGAGTTTACTTGTATTTGTTTTACCGCGGAATAAAACGTAAAATGAAACATTGCATTTTCACTTTTTGTCGTTTTCATTTTTTTCACTATATgtgtttcttgttttctttctacACAAAAtcggttaaaaagatcaaaactaATAATTCATGGATGAAAAGGACAATTAGATTTAGATTTAGGTACTGTTTAAAtgaataaaaatgtaaaaatagttagGATGTAGACAGTTTCATcttacctattttcaaatatttttccttatttttaatttacatcaagatgcatccagtttctTCGTTGCTATTCAAGCTCTGTCATAGTAGTAAATGTGTTCGCAATAATATCTTTTCTTGTTATCGCTTATATGCTCACTGATCTCAACTTACTTAACTCTGACCTAGGTAGTTTAGCAATTGATGTAGCaatggttgctgattttcttaatacgggtaatttatttttgacctTAATCAACCATTTATTCTCAGACGGAAACCATTTATTCTCAGATGGAACCGTAGTGTTGTTACTCTTACTGGGGACGTtgatatacatatttcttattgtGCGTCCGGCAGATTTATGGATTGTAAAGAATACACCTGAAGGGAGACCAGTAAATGATGTTTACATTTCCTTGATAATGATTTCAGTTCTACTTTGTGGTCTAGCTAGTGGATACTGTGGATTGAATGGTACAGTTTTGCCTTTCTTTCTTGGTTTGGCTATACTTGATGGTCCACCTTTAGGATCTGCTCTAGTTCACAAGCTACGCATTGTTACTGTATTCTTCATGCCTCTTCATATGGGTATCGTTGGATAAAAAACGGACATTCACAAAGTCCATTTTTCATTTCTATGGCGCGTTTTACTGCTAAGTTTTGGTTGTATCCTTGGAAAGATTATCGGGCTTTTCTTCACAGCTGTGCTTCTGGGAGTCTCTGTGCGAGATAGTTTGTTGCACGTCTCGCAGCTCTAGTTTTGAAGTAATATGATTGATATTTAATTAACATGGTTATCTTATTTACTCTGCAGGCAATTTTCGGTGCAGCAATTACAATCATGGTTCTAACACTAGTAGTGTTAGTAGCAATTATTACACCCGCGGTGAAATATCTCTACGACCCTTCATCGAAATACTTAATCTACAAAGGAAGGTCAATTTTGCAGTCGAATGAAAAGAATTCAGATGTTCGAGTACTAGTATGTTTTCACACCCAAGATGATGTTCCACGCATCATCAGACTCTTTGAAGCCACTAATCCTACCAAACTCCACCCTCACCGTTTACGTCCTCCATCTCGTTGAGCTTGTGGGTCGTGCTACTCCTCTCCTTATCGCCCACCCATTGCATTAACGTGCTTCCACATCAAACCCTACCAAATCGGAAAGGATAATCAAAGTCTTCCAAAAATTCCAAAATCAATACCAGATCCTAGTTTCAGTCCATCCATTCTCCACCGTCTCGCCGTATGCTTCAATGCACAACGATATATGCACCATGTCAGCTGACAAGAGGACTGCTCTCATAATCTTCCCTTTATGTAGGAAAGATGCAGTAAGTTTCAGGGAACATCTTGCAAGATTAAATATTTCCAATCGTTcaatcaaaaaccttcttcaaaatatgttcgaatctccccttgCTCACTGGGGATCTTGATTGACGACAATAATCACCAAACACAACCTACTTGCTTCTTGGCCGACACGCCTTACCGCGTGACAGCCCTCTTTTTTGGTGGCCTGGATGATCGAGAAGCATTGGCTTTTGCAATGAATATGATTCATCATCCCTCAGTCTTCGTTACTCTTATTAGGTTTTATGGTCCTGCGAGTCTATCGTTGGACAGAGTTATTGACTATTACAATGAATCTGTTAGCATTGATGTTGAGGGACACAAGTTGCTTGATGATGAGTTGGTAGACCATTTCAGGGTTAACGAAATGCAAGACGAAACATTGATGTATAAAGAAGTAGAGGTGAATGATGTTGCGGAAACAAGATGGGAAGTCCGTTCACTTCACCACGATTTTGACCTTATGGTTGTAGGAAGACAACAAATCATTGATCTAAATATAATTTCAGGATTAGATACTGATTGGGATGAATATGAAGACCTAGGAGCTATCAGAGCTATGGTAACATCTCCTGAGTATGATGCTGAGGGCTCAATGTTAATAGTACATACCTAGTTGATCGTGGATGGTGACATAATGGTCCATGCTTACTGATATCCAACTAGATGATTCATTTACACATTATTACACGACATGCTACATTTTCTATGTTATAAGGTGATGAGAGTAGGGAAAGTCTGGATTAAATATCACTGGAATATCCAACCCCATAACTTATGTCCCAAATGTTATGTAATAGACCATAATGAAGAGAATTGTTCTTACTTTGCACATAAGCTCTATCTGGATAGGCTCACTGCTGAACAATATGCTCAACATCAACTTGATCACCCTTCTGATGCTAAAGAAGGAGAAGAGGAATTTATGAATGAGGAGGAGAATGTAATCATTGATGATTCTACCAACATTACTGAAGTAGAAGAAAATGGTGAAGACACTTTAAGCAAAATAAGAGGATGAGAAATTCAAAGCTGAATGAGGAACCTTCAAATAACCCTCATAATATTCATGTTACTCCTTCTAGTTTATCCCATAACACTTCTGACTCAACTGCTGATATGCATAACATCAATGAGATGGAGATGGACAAAAATGGTGAAGGAGCTGAATCCACTATTCTTGGGCAACAAGGAATTCCTGCTTCTCAGCTATCTAATATTTTTCTTCGTCCTCTAAATCTTTCAGTTTTAAAATTTGTTAATACTCTGTGTGATTTTTTACCTCTTTAAACCTGAACAGATGAAAATTCTAGCCTGGAATTGTCAAGGCTTTTGCCAAAAACCCACAAGAGACCATCTTCTACATTTAAATAAACTTCATAATCTGAGACCATCTTCTACATTTAAATAAACTTCATAATCTTGATTTAATCTTTATCTCAGAAACTAAAATAAATGATAACAAAGTCTTAAATCTCTCTAAATCTTTGTCATTCCCAAACTCTTTTTACATTCTTTTCGTGGGTTTAGCTGGAGGCTTTCTTCTTTTATGGAAAGATGGCTTTCAAGTTGATATAGTTAATTCTAGTTCAAACATGATTAATGCTATAATCTTGAATGACCCCTCTAAGGGAGAATGGTTCCTCTCTTGCTTGTATGGTACCCCTTATAAAGAAGAGCAAGTTGAACAATGGGAATACATTAAAGAACTTAGTAAAGTTGTGATTGGAGATTTAAATATTACTCTTAATGAGAATGAAAGAGTAAATCATGCTTCTCCTTCAAGTAATATTAGTATTACTCAATTGTTAAGAGAAGCAGATCTCATGGACTTAGGTTTTAATGGCAACCCTTTTACTTGGTCTAGTAGTAAGCATGGTACTGGAAGAATAAAAACTAGATTAGATAGAGCCTTAGTAAACAGTGAATGGTTTCTAAAATTTCCAGACTCTAGGTTAACTCATGTCACTCAAAATGGCTCTGACCATACCCTGTATATCCTTTTACAGTTATACCATAAATTAACTGTCAAAGGTAAAAACTGGAAATTCTTTGAAAATTGGCTTCACAATTCTACTTGTGCATCtgaaattgagaattcttggacTACTAATGTGTCTGGTTTGCAGCATTTGTTTTTATGCATAAAGTTGTCAATACTAGGAAGCAACTATCATTATGAAACAAGAATACTTTTGGCATATTCAAAGAATTATCACTAAATTGAAAGATCAGATGCCTACATTTCAGCAGTCTGATAGGAATGGTAGTAATACTCATAAAGTACTTCAGTTAGAAGCAGAAATAGCCAAATGGGATGACATTTAGACTAGTTTTTGGAGACATCAGGGTAAAGATAAATTTCATGGTGAAATAGATATGAATACTAAGTATTTACACACTAGGGCTAACATGAGAAGGTCTAGAAATAGAATTGACAGTTTATTGGCTCCTGATGGTACTTGGTGCTGTGACAGAGCTGCTCTAGATTCTCTCTTAACAACTCACTTCAAGAAGATAAGTACTTCAGTTGAGACAACATAATAGTTATTCTTTTCTCCATCATATTCCTAAATGTATCTAAGATGAATGAAGACAATACAGAACTTCTTCTCATTCCTTCTGAAGCAGAAATTTATGACACTCTTATGTCCATGGAAGCTTGAACTTCACCTGGCCCTGATGGTTTCCCTACAAAATTTTATCAAACACAATGGAGTACAGTTAAGAATGATCTTATTCcaatgattcaaaaaaaaatcatttagggTTTCTTCTCAAGCAACTCAACAACACAAGATTCTCTCTGATTCCCAAGATTTCCACACATCACAAACCAGAATATTTTAGGCCGGTAGCCCTTTGTAATACCTCTTACAATATAATCTCCAAAATCATTGCCAGAAGGATGAAAAAACACATGGAAAAGATAATATCTCCAATGCAAGTTTCTTATGTTCCAGGGAGATTAATTTTTGTGAATATTTCTCTAGTTCAATAAATGGTTCATACCATGAAGAAACAATCATGGCAAGTAGGCTCCTTAGCACTAAAGATGGACatgtcaaaagcatttgacaAATTAGAATGGGGTTTTTTAATGGAGGTTCTAAGGAATTTTGGCTTTTGTGAAAAATAGTGCCAATTGATTTATCAATTTATCTCCAAAACTTAAGTAGAAGTACTTCTCAATGGTTTTCCATGTCAATCTTTTCATCCTACAAGAGGACtaagacaaggagatcctttatctccttaTCTTTTCATCATAGCCATGAAATCTCTTTCAAGAAAACTGGTTTTTTGTGAGGAAGCTAGGACAATATCAGGAATTAAAATTGCTAGAAGAGCACCAAAGATAAATCATCTcttatttgcagatgattgtttgcTTTTTGCTAAAGCAAATCTAGATCAAACAAGAAAGCTTTTTGAAGTCATTGAGGAGTTCATTAACTGCTTAGGCAAGTTATTAACTTCAATAAATCCTCAGTTTATTTAAGTAAAAATGTCAGTCCTTCTGTGAAACTTTAGCTGGTATTTTTCAAATACCTATCTTGGATAAAAATGAGAAGTACTTTGgccttttcttcatttgaaggaataataaaattccttttttttttctagttgAGAAGATGGATACAAGACTCTTCAAGTGGAATTTTACTAATCTCTCTGAGCCAGGTAGGACAGTCATGGTTAAACATGTCTTTAATGCTATTCATGTGCATCATATGACTTCTTTTAAACTGCCATATCAAACCATAAAAGAACTGAACTCTACTCAGGGTAAGTTTTGGAGAAGAAAAGATTCAAACAAAGGAGTAATTATTTCATGGACAAATTTAAGAAGGGATAAAGAAGAAGGTGGTCTTGGGTTCAGAGATTTAGATTGTTTCAACAAAGCTTTACTTGCAAAATATGCTTAGAGACTTTGTACAAGAAACTCTGACATGTGTTCTAAAACTATGTCTGCTAAATACTATTCTAGTGGAGACATCTTTGAGTATATTGTCAAAGATGATTCATCATTTTCTTGGAGAAGTATAAGTTCCCAAATTCAGTTCATCAAGGAAAACAATGCTTGGAGTCTAGGTAATAGACTGTAAAGTGCATTCTTACGTCGTTGCCTATgtatttcttttctctttttcaaGCCCCCAATCTTTGATTAATAAGCTGGAAAAGAAAATGAGAGACTTCTTATGGGAGTATAGAGAGAAGGATGGAAAGTGTTCTCATCTAGTAAAGTGGAAGATAGTTTGTGCTGAAAAATCAAAAGGAGGTTTAGGGGTGTTAAATCTCAGAAGAATGAATCAAGCACTCTTAGCTAAATGGTGCTGGAGATGGGGTATTGAGAAGACACACCTTTGGTACAAAATAGTTGCAGAAAAGTATGGTCCACATTCGTCAGTTTGGACTCCAAGTAAGGTTGCGTCTGCCCATGGGGTTTCTTGCTGGAGAACAATAGCAGAAATGGGTCGTCTAATTGCTGAAAATGCAAGGATTATCATTCATTCAGGCATTCGAACTTCATTCTGGTTTGATAATTGGGCTGGAAACAGATCATTGGCGGAAGAGTACTCTACTCTTTGTAAACTGGACAGGTTTCCTCATACAAGTGTAGCTCAGCATATAATGGCAGAGGGATCTTGGTATTTCGATTTCAAACGTACACTTACGGATGAAGAAACAAACAAACTTGCTGACCTCTTGGTCATTATTGGTACTATTCCTCCATCTCTAGATACGTTAACagatacaagaagatgaaacttaTCAAACACTGGTTCCTTCACGGTCAGGTCTCTATATGGTAAAATGATCGCAGCTGATGGTGTTGACGATTTTCCTTGGAAGTTTGTATGGAAAGCTTGTATTCCCCCAAAGATAAATTTCCTGGTGTGGTGTTCAGTGCACGGTAAGCTTAATTCTCTAGATATGCTGCAACGCAAAGGTATGAATCTTTACAGTTCATGTGCTCTTTGTGGTGACAATCCTGAATCTCAAGAGCACTTACTTCTGCATTGTAAGATTGCTAGGAAAATTTGGTCAGCTGTAACGCCTTATGATAATTGGGCATGGGTGTTTCCATCTTCTGTGATAGCCTTGGCTCATTCCTGGCCAAATAACAATAACCTTTCGCAGTCTGGGTCTGTGGTTTGGGATCAAATCCCGGCAGCAGTATTTTGGACAATTTGGAAAGAGAGGAATTGTCGTGCGTTTGAGGAGAAATACACCTTCAAGACTGATTTGGAGCTCAGTGACAATCCAAAAATTCTAATCCTTACTTGGGCGGCAGCTGGTGGCAATAGAGTTCATTTAAATCTGGCTTGTACTGTCCGCAACTGGGACACAGTGTTTCTCTAATTTTTGAGCttttgttctgtttttgtttctaTCTCTGGTAGAAATCTGTTGTACATTCTTCCTTCTTAATAAAACGTCTTccttctgatcaaaaaaaaaaagagtctaGGTAATAGATGTTTAATTAGGATTTGGAAAGATTCTTGTGTACCTGGTCTTCATGTTCCTCCTGAACCTAAAATTAATGCTGTTAATCCTTCTTTTCATACGTTGGTCAAGGATTTACGCTTACAAGATATAAACCGTTGGAACATTGGTATTACGTATGATTTATTCTCTCCTGAGATTGCTAGCTCGATATCTCTCTCCATCCATTCTCAACAAGATGATAAACTAATTTGGAAGATCAAAACAAATGGACGTTTCACAGTCAAATTTGCTTACAAGAAACTTTACACAGATGCGCACGGACAGTCAGATATCTCCgaagagatgaagaagattttgaagcTCATGTGGAAACTTCCGATTCTTCCTAAAATTAAACACTTTGTTTGGAAGTGTTTGCGTGATATTATTCCAATCAAAGCTAGAAATTTACGTTATGCTGCAAATGCATATATAGGTTGTCCTatattattaggaaataatataggagtctatatttaggagatatacactttaaggagtttgagttatattaggaaagtgtctatgtttagagtttgatcttaggtaggaaagtgccttgagtggtcgtcaagtttgtgaacaatataagtAGGTTGTTAAGCCTAAGAATTATataccaagattattatcaatgtagacgttcaatgcttccgcgtttatgctctcctctctcttgctcgatccttaacatggtatcagagccaggtgagaggaagagagaggagaaggaaaaagagatataGAAGGTCTATTGTTTTTCGTTTTAGggttatcaaaaataaaaaaaaatcgttctttggTTGCTGTTTgcgtgaagaagaaagaagttgaAGGTTTGTCaagctttgttgttgttgctgaagtGTTCGTTGGTAATTGAATCACGTCTGTAAGTTCAATATGTCAAAGATGGGTTGTTGATTAAGTGCTAAGGTCATTGCCGGTAAAACATTGGTTTAGGCGAGTTCGTTGATGCGGAAAAAAGTTTGAGCCTGAGTTGATGTGTTCATGGTCAATGCTCATCTGCATGGAGCATGGCAGCGATGGGGACGATGAGTGATTGGAAGTGATACCACAACCGGTGACTGATGGAGCTGAAGATGACATCAATAGAAGATAGTTTCGCTATTACCATTGGAGGTGAATAAAACTGAGAGATACTCGACGCTGTGAAGGCTTGGTGTTATCGATCATGAATCTGTGATGTTGCTGATAACCATGGTCGATCATGATGGTGATTACAGAAAAGATCTCAAGCTGGTGATGAAACTCGATAAAAgagaagatgatgttgctgcCAGCGACATGCTGGGATTCGAATTGTATTGAATTGTTGGTGATTCTCGTTGATGTTgctgaagaagaacaaatgataGGTGCTTAGATATGTTACGGATTTCTTGAGTACGCCATGAGCTTGCTGCTGGTGGTGATCGTGATGGTGTATACAGAGTAATAGAAGAAAGATGGTGACAGTAGTGTGTAATAACagttggaagaagtgaagtgtggttgaagagtttgtggaaGAAATTTagagatcctacaaagtgtggcagactttgtaaagacgacaagattgtgagagactcttgaagaacaaagaagagtgaaggtttcgcaacaatagcgtgactggaagaagagaagaagaaacaacattcatgttgtgaagaaaaaaaaaacaatcaccaagaggtgatgagaaaaagaacaaaaatagtaggttaaaatcctatgagttgtcgagagagtacaaaaagtattccatcgaagaaaccaagaaaccaagagtacaagaagtattctacgaatatgggaccgaaatgtccttaaactacgaagaggacagaaatgtccctaaactacgaagaggaccgaaatgtccttaaactatgagggggaccgagatgtcctaaaactacgaaaatgggaccgtaatgtccttaaacttccgaaaacgggaccgtaatgtcctaaactatgaaggggaccgaaacatccttaaactacggtctgaagattttttttcgcaaaagcgttgaaagaaaagaagaagaaagaagaaaaccgaagttaaatttcttttgtccaagatgagcattcgtgatctacatgctccatcttgagggagggtattaggaaattatataggagtctatatttaggagatatacactttaagtagtttgagttatattaggaaagtgtctatgtttagagtttgatcttaggtaggaaagtgccttgagtggtcgtcaagtttgtgaacaatataaataggttgttaagccataagaattatataccaaaattattatcaatttagtcttttatgcttccgcgtttatgctctcctctctcttgctcgatccttaacaactTTGTTTGGAAGTGTTTGCGTGATATTATTCCAATCAAAGCTAGAAATTTACGTTATGCTGCAAATGCATATATAGATTGTCCTATTTGTGGTTTGGCAGAAGAGAGTGCATCTCATATCACCCTACACTGCAATTTCTCAAGAGCAGTCTGGTTTTGAGGATCGGATTTAAAGTTTGATTCTCATGATTTAATCAGTACAAAATGTGTGAACTGGATTCTTCAGCATAGTCAAGGTTTAATCTCTACAGCTTCTATCATAAGAAGACTAGTGACAGCTTGGGCAATTTGGAAGGAGAGATGCTCTTTGGTATCTCCAGATCCCCAGATGCTTGTACTTAGAATAGAGATCATTGGATCTACAAAAAAATCTAGCCATAAGTTAGTTTCTAGAGAGGCCAGAGTTATTCTATCTTGGATTCCACCTGTGCAGGGATACTATACTGTCAACTTAAATACTTCTTTTGACTACTCTTCAAAACACGCTGGCATTTGACTAATTATTCGCAATTCTGCAGGTACTGCAAGAGGAGCAAAGTATCGCTTTGTTGAACAAGTAATGAGTCCGGAGCATGCTGAGGGGATGGCGCTTTTGGAGGAAGTGAAGTGGATTGAGCAGCTAAAGATGGAGGCACTAAAATCCGAAACGGACTCCATGATTTTGGTTGAAGCTATCACTAAAGGGCAATTCAATATTAATTGGAAATTTCATAACTTTCTTAGAGATATTATTCTTTGTTTCAAAAACTTTAGAAATTGGAACTGTTACTATGTTCCAGAGGAACAAAATAAAGTGGCAGACATTCTTTCGAAAACGGCTTGTACTGAGAAGCTAACAAAAAAATGGTCTAACCACCAACCAGGATGTATCTCTGATCAGCTCCTACTTGAAATGAGGGGTTGATTTGTTATCAATGAAATCTTTCTTTCGTGTCAAAAAAAAAGGTGATGAGAGTAATCTAACTACAGAGGTAAGATTCTCCTTAATTCAAATGTCAACTGGCAAATTGGTAAGATTCCTTTCAAATTATTTGGTCCTTGGTTGGATAATGAGGACTGTAAGAAAATTATAGATGAGTGCTGGAGGAAATCTCTATGGATCCAATGCTTTTCTCATAGCCAGAAGAC
This is a stretch of genomic DNA from Papaver somniferum cultivar HN1 chromosome 1, ASM357369v1, whole genome shotgun sequence. It encodes these proteins:
- the LOC113275631 gene encoding uncharacterized protein LOC113275631 — protein: MRDFLWEYREKDGKCSHLVKWKIVCAEKSKGGLGVLNLRRMNQALLAKWCWRWGIEKTHLWYKIVAEKYGPHSSVWTPSKVASAHGVSCWRTIAEMGRLIAENARIIIHSGIRTSFWFDNWAGNRSLAEEYSTLCKLDRFPHTSVAQHIMAEGSWYFDFKRTLTDEETNKLADLLVIIGTIPPSLDTLTDTRR